The Eublepharis macularius isolate TG4126 chromosome 3, MPM_Emac_v1.0, whole genome shotgun sequence genome has a window encoding:
- the GJA8 gene encoding gap junction alpha-8 protein, with amino-acid sequence MGDWSFLGNILEEVNEHSTVIGRVWLTVLFIFRILILGTAAEFVWGDEQSDFVCNTQQPGCENVCYDEAFPISHIRLWVLQIIFVSTPSLVYLGHAAHHVRMEEKRKEQEEAERARQTQADNENPVLDPDQKSPIVTKEISTKGIKKFRLEGTLLRTYICHIFFKTLFEVGFIVGQYFLYGFRILPLYRCGRWPCPNLVDCFVSRPTEKTVFIMFMLAVASVSLFLNLVEISHLGLKKILMAFRRSADQQPAETPEKPLHSIAVSSIQKVKGYKLLEEEKPVFHYFPLTEVGVETTPIPPSFNNFEEKIGMERLKDLSRAFDEQLPSYAHMDEQDEEKVEVGEEPEQEVHEVAEEAQELSVEKVTGKAEGKEVVKPKEEEQMLEPPGEDLPLPPADITVDTRPLSRLSKTSSRARSDDLTV; translated from the coding sequence ATGGGTGACTGGAGTTTCTTGGGGAACATTTTAGAAGAAGTAAATGAGCACTCCACTGTCATTGGGAGAGTCTGGCTCACAGTACTCTTCATTTTCCGAATCCTGATCCTAGGGACTGCTGCAGAGTTTGTATGGGGAGATGAACAGTCAGACTTTGTGTGCAACACCCAGCAGCCTGGTTGTGAGAATGTCTGCTATGATGAAGCCTTCCCCATCTCCCACATCCGTTTGTGGGTCCTACAGATCATCTTTGTCTCCACTCCCTCACTGGTTTATTTGGGCCATGCTGCACACCATGTTAGgatggaagagaaaagaaaagagcaggaagaagCAGAGAGGGCTAGGCAAACTCAGGCAGATAACGAAAACCCTGTACTTGATCCAGACCAGAAGAGCCCTATAGTCACCAAAGAAATAAGTACCAAGGGGATCAAGAAATTTCGTCTTGAGGGAACACTGCTGAGAACCTATATCTGCCACATCTTTTTCAAAACCCTGTTTGAGGTGGGATTCATAGTGGGTCAGTACTTTCTGTATGGCTTTCGAATTCTGCCTCTTTACCGCTGTGGCAGGTGGCCCTGTCCCAACCTTGTAGACTGTTTTGTGTCCAGACCTACTGAGAAaactgtttttattatgtttatgttgGCTGTGGCTTCAGTGTCTCTCTTTCTCAATCTTGTGGAGATCAGTCATTTGGGCCTTAAGAAGATCCTGATGGCTTTCAGAAGGTCAGCAGATCAACAGCCCGCAGAGACCCCAGAGAAACCGCTTCACTCTATTGCAGTTTCATCCATCCAAAAGGTCAAAGGTTACAAGCTGCTGGAGGAAGAGAAGCCGGTATTTCATTACTTCCCTTTGACAGAAGTGGGAGTAGAAACTACTCCTATACCCCCCTCATTCAATAACTTTGAGGAGAAGATTGGCATGGAACGTTTGAAAGACCTTTCCCGGGCCTTTGATGAGCAGTTGCCGTCCTATGCCCATATGGATGAACAGGATGAAGAGAAAGTAGAAGTGGGAGAAGAACCAGAACAGGAGGTGCATGAAGTGGCTGAGGAGGCACAAGAGCTGAGTGTGGAAAAGGTAACAGGGaaagcagagggaaaagaagtggtgaagCCCAAGGAAGAGGAACAAATGTTAGAGCCACCAGGAGAGGACTTACCCTTACCGCCAGCTGATATCACTGTTGACACAAGACCCCTTAGCAGGTTAAGCAAAACCAGCAGTCGGGCCAGGTCAGATGATCTGACTGTATGA